TGCTAATTGCCACATAGATGGAGGGATAGGAAGTTTTAGATGGCTGTTGACAATTTTCAGTCAGCATTTTGGTTACGTGCTTGAAGGAATATTTGTTGATGAATATGGATTAATGAGAGAAATCAAGTTAGTTTTATTTTACAATTACATCACACTCCTGCAAGTATCTCGACATAGCATGAAGAAGGATTATTCTATAGTACTTTAATAGGAACATGAAGAGCAGTTGTTAACTACTACTGTTTATTCTTTATTTTTCATCGGTTCCATAGCATTCATGTTCCTGCTCCCCTGGCcattatatctcatcttttcactaCTAATTCAGTTTTCTTAATGGAGATAGAACTTACTTTTGTTGGCCACCTTTATAGTTGATGATTTATGTCTACATGTAGCTCCAATCGAGCCATACAAGCAGCAGACCGTACTAGTTCTCATATCAGATATATTTCCTTGTGTTGGTTCATATCTTCCTTATTTCCTTAGAAGCAGTATGTCTTTATGTTTTTTCTAGCAACTCATGTAAGAAGGGTTAGTCTTATGGTTTTCATGAAGCAAGAATAAGGGAATCCATTCTCTCATCTAAAGTCCTTGTTTTGTTACAGTTTGTCTCATCTTTCTCCTAAATCTTTCCCCTCAAACCGTGGACACTGGACCACCTTTGTATAGTAGTTATCTGGTTACCCTGATGAACCAAGGCCTGACCCTCACCATAGAGATATACAGTATTATTCTTAATCAGTTGATCAGAGCAATATTAGTCAGTTATTCTAATATCCACAATGTTTTCTTTTTTAGAGGTGGgtcattcactttcaccttccaagtATCTCCTTCATACCCTCACGAGGCTCCAAAGGTCAAGTGCAAGACTAAGGTAAGCACCACAGCTTTGACTCCTTTCAATCATCATCATAAGTTGACTATTCCTAATACAGTAACTTTCAGGTTTACCATCCCAATATTGACCTAGAAGGAAATGTCTGCCTGAACATTCTGCGTGAAGACTGGAAGCCCGTCTTGAATATCAACACCATAATCTATGGTTTAAACCTTCTTTTCTCAGTAAGTGTCATCATATCATATTAGATTAACTGTGCAAGGGCAGATTTTCCATTCAAAATGTAGTTTATCTGTTGGGTTTCTGATAAAGTTTATTAGCTGTCAGGGAAAGTaattgtttctgttttgttttctcatcATGTATTTGGGTCACAAACCATCTTGGTAATGCCTGCAGCAACCCAATGACGAGGACCCCTTGAATCATGAAGCTGCGGCCGTCCTCCGGGACAACCCGCAGAAGTTCCAGAGAAACGTCCAGATGGCGATGTCTGGAGGCTATGTCGATAACACCCATTTCCCAAGGTGCAAGTAAAGCGGGCGGGCTGGCCTGGTACGTGCAAGTAAGGCGGGCAGGCGGGCCTGGTACGTGCTTGCTTCTGGCTCGCGCCCACCTACCCTACCCCTGAATGCCAAGCATTGCACAATCTGAAGAAATGCGGGCGGCATACCCAGGAAATGTATCTATCATACTTGTTTGTGTCAAGAAGATGTGACTGCTATTGTGCTTGTTTGGTGGATGTTCTGGAATCGTCgtgtaacatgaagaagaaatgtGGTGACGTTATGCAGCGAAACTCGCCTGTATCGAGCTGAAAATTAAGTTGTGGGTGTTGTTGTGTCAAACTGAATTATCTCGACCCAAGAAAGGAATCACCCATTCAGGTATTATATCTACCTTTTGGGGAGGAAAAAAGAATGGCACTCAGCGTATTCTTTTGAATTTAATGTTCCTTGCCATATCGTATCAAAGTGTTGCTTGAGACACTTTAAATTTTCAGATGCAAAATGTTCCAGAAAATCACAGCGAACAAGACGACCGGACCGGAGAAAATATCCGGCAGAAACCAACTTAGTATGAAAACAAACTGACttgtgaatatatatatattgaaaCTATAGGCTACTTGGGCaagttgttgcatttggcttccaaaTGAACTTCAGGAGGTTTGCCTGAGTACTGCTTCTTGCTGGTAGCACTAGGTGTCTGTATCTAACTTATCCACAAGATGTATGGAACTGTGGATGTGCTTTTCCTGACTTTGTTTCACAGCCGTTAGATTAGAAACGAACGGAAGAGATTGCACACGTTACACTTAACACCAGTGTAAAAATGTAGGAAATGAGTTCCGATCCGGTCGCACACAATCTCAAAGGGTGTGTGCCTTTTAAGTGTGAACCCAATAAGGCCTCGTGGTTCCAAAGGGGAAATTTTGAAATTGGATTCACAAACATTATACTGTTTCAAATGAAACCAAACACATATTTTGATTACTTAAATTAGTTTTTGTACGTTTGTGAAACTAAACTTGTGAAATTTATTTTTAATAATCTTTGAAATCAGTTGCATGGACATTATAATTGAACACACATTTCAATTATTTTACTCAACTCTTGAAAAGTTGAGCACATACTTTGATTATTTCATCCAAATTCATAAAAGTACACTTTGAATTAGTTATTTCACATACACTAGACTCTTATTCCAGTTATTTAAGAAAAATACAAGTTCCAACTATTCCACTCAATTTTAGGGAAAAAATATGAACACATATTTCTATCATTCCACTCAAGTCTGGATCGGAATGCAATATAAGGTTATTTGACATAAATTTGTTGTAAGAGATGGGATATGAGCAATACATGGGAATACTTTTATGAGAGCGCACGTCCTGCACGCAATCGCATATGAACCCATTTTACAATAGATGCATTTTAAACACGTTTTAAAAtgtgcaaaaaacaaaaaaaacacgcaTACATCTGCACAATATATGTGTGCAAACCTGACCGGTTAGACCGGTCTTCGCGTGCCGGCCCGATAGCCCGCATGCTTGGCCCGTGTGGGCCTGGCCCGACATGTTCATAAACGGGTTGTGCCGACATGTCGCCCGCCTAAGGCCGTGCCTGAGCCGCGAGATTGGGCATGAGTGCAGGCCCGTCCcatttattatttattattttacTTTTGGAAAGTGCATATAACATGAAGCATGGACGAACACGAGCGCATGAATCCTTATGGCAGGCTGGCACACGAGCGCAGGACCCTCGCCGTGCCTTGATTTTTCtaatttttgttttgaatctATAAGCGGTGCCATCATTTCCTATTTGACGTCACAGGCATCGGTTAACGTGCATTTTTGTTAACTGGTGCCGGTCACGTTCGTAAATGGGCCAGCCCATCTAGGCCCCGTTTGacgatttatttttaaaattccATGAACTTTATTAAATAtcgatgatttttttaaaaatttctACGAATAGTTTTCAAGATTGATGAACTTTTCTCTGAAAATCGATGAACCTTTTCTAAAATATTTAAGTGCTATGAacttttttttaaatttgatgaaCATCTTTTTGAAAATGGATGAAATTTTTGTAAAGATTGATGAACTTTCTAAAGGTTTATGGTTTTTTTTCACTTCGATgaactttaaaaaaaataaatgaactttttttgaatttcTATGTACTTTTTTCAGATTTAATGCACTTTTTCCAAATgggatgattttttttttcaatttttgtatttgtttttcaaaccgatgaacttttttcaaaactgatgaaccttttttaaagatatgaacttttttttcaaatggatgaacctttttATTTAAATCTGTAAACCTTTTTAgatttcatatttttattttcgtAACAAACAAAAAATCTTAGCGTTTTTTCAACTAGATCGACAGAAATAAACAGATAAAAAAACTGGACAACAAGTTAGTGGGCCGGCCCATTCCAGCGATGCTGCACGCACCGAACCGTTAACTGACGTGTGCAGCGCTGCATAGGAGCTCCCAACCATGCCTTGATGTACATCCTGTGCCGCCGTGCCGACCCGTATGATCAAGGAGTCGTGCCTGGGCCAGAGACGACATCATGCGTCCCGGTCCGTTCACTTGGCGTGCGTGGCCCGTTTAACTCCGGCCGGGTCAGGATTGTGTGTGTGCGGCACAAAGTTCTCTAAGGAAAAAAATATGTTTGTTGTGTCTTTGTAACTTTTTTCCAGTTGTTCTAAATAGCGTTTCACGATAtattttctatctttttttttgCACAAATGAAAAAGGAAGTTAGTTTCCCGTGAAACTTTCCGCGTGCACGTAGAATGTGAAGAGGTACGCATGCAACTTTTTTTCCAGGTTCTTTTGGCATTTAGAAATAAGTTTTTCAAAGTGGGTTCATATGCCCATGGGTTCATCCATGCACTTCTCAAACTTTAAGATGTAACTCTCCATATATGAATCTTGACGAGTTTGGAGGGTTGATCCTTCTCCAGTGCAGTTGGAGAAGGCGAGATGACATCCCCACAGATTCCAGGCTCGCTCAAAGTGGGTTCACGGAAGTAGAGAAGTTAGAGAAAAGAAAGATCCATTTTGGTGTATATAGCCAGTTCGGTATATGTTGATACACCCGAACATCAAAGAACCAACAACCGAGGGAGCTAGGAGAAGTTAGAGGAAGCCCTGGATTGCTTATTGACCAAGTGGATCTCACAAGTCGGTCTCTCCATGTACTAGTGGGTTGGGCTGCCATGGGCTTACGAATTTTTTATTCCATGTGCTTGCACTAAACTAGAATGACTTTTTATACGAAACTGTACACCTTAGATGGAGTAAACGCGATAGACCAGGTACTGGACACGGTCCCATGCAGAGTGTCACCTCACATGAACGACAAGCTCAACGCTTCCTAGAACCATGTGAAAGGTAAAAGATGCACTATTCCAAATATCTCTACTCTTATAAAAATCtgagttggtgatgatggtgtgtgtctGCCATCCTTGATTTCTGACCATTCGATCTGCATCTAACGCACGCGACACAATCTATGCAAATTTGTAAAAAGACGACCACCACTTAGTACACATTTGCAAATAACCCCACATCTCTGCCGTTCACCCCAATCTCTTCCCTATCTCGGTGGTGACAGAATAGTCGCCGTCGGTGATGGAAGAGGGCTCGAAGAGGGAGTGGCTTcttcctcccgccgccgccgccaccaccataaTTGTCCTCTCCTCGAACGCAACAACACAACACGAAGGGAGTCATAGCGCTACAAACTcgagccctccctctccctcgagcCGGGATTGGGCAGGGATGGGGGATCCGTCCAAAGTTGGGTGGTGAAGTCACTTTATGCACCGGATCCGGCGCGAGATGCTACCTTCGGGAAGGTCCTCCTCCCCCATCCTACAAATTACACCGGGCACCGCCACCCCTAGATCTGTCTGTGCCGTCtacactactatagctaacgattTCATGTCGTTTTCATGTTTTTGCAAGTACATAGTACAAAAAAGCTGGCATATTGGATTCTTAGTGTTCCAGATTCTTTTGGGCAGTTATAATTTGTGGATGCAATAGCTTAACTTCGAACTAACCATTCATATGTTCTGTAGTGACTTCCTTAATCAGTATAAGGTTGTCACTTTTCTGATTCTTCTGTTCCAGATTCTTCAGCAGAGATGTGGCATGTTAACATCTTCAACAAATTAAAATATTTGGTGTACATCCAATTTGACGTTCAAGATAAGGGTCAAAACATTCGCCTTATCTTCCATTTCTTCCATTCTTTCTCTGAATATACTCACAAATTTTAGTGGTCGCTAATTGCTTTTGCTTAAATGTTGAAAAGTTTTCAGTCAGGTTCAGACCCAGGTAATAGAGTTTATTCCTTTCATGCATAATACATCATGTGATTAGTCCTGGTTCCAATATGGTACGATCAAAGGCAAGTGCTGCTGCAGAGCCGATGCTCATCTGCCATGAGTCAGATGGTGGTGGGAGCTGCTCAAGATTTACAGGGTGGATGCTAATCTTCCTTGCGGGTTACAATTCCAAGATGACACCATGCTGCGCTAACCAGAATGAATGGCTTGTAAGCTTAGAAAAGGGATAATTGATTTTCTTCATGtgttcttttgttttcttttactgaAGGCAGATAGAGAAGCAGAACAATTCATTCCATCGGATAACAAGAAAACTAATATGTACATTGGTAGATAGTTTTGGTAGAAACAAATGTATATTGTTAGCCCAAAACTATGTGTTCCATAGTTATGCCAAATCATTGCAATTTGCTGAGATATGAACAATACGGTTCTGGTTTCATAAGCTTCCAACTTAAATGCAACAAGCATGCATATCTGTATTCCAGTCAAACTATGTATCTATCACAAATCTTCTCACAAACCTTCTGTTTGCTTGTTTATTTTGCTTATTACTGCTATCCTACAGTACTAAGGAGCAACTAGAAACACTCACTCAACTGCCTTTGCCCTCCCCTCACTGCTCGGCGAGGAATAGGAGGAAGTGGTGATTGGCGTATTCGCCCGAGAAGGACTCGCACCAATGACCATGTCGTACATCCTCCTTTGACATGGCTTCGTCAATCCGGTAGTGGTGGTCTTTGTTGCTTGTCCTTCTTGTCCAATGACCATGAGCTCGATGGTTTCGAGATTTTGCAGCACCAACAGTAGCACGGGCGACCAATTCTTGCCGCAGCGGCGGATTTGGCTATGACGATGAGAGGGGAAGGAGGGTATCGTTTGGACAGTGGGCCTATGGTAGGGCCATCTTTATCAAATGCAGTCTTTGTTGCTTGTCCACCTCAGCTTAAATCTCCTACTCCTATCATTAGTGATCATTCTACTCTTCTTCTCCCCTGACCCTGTTTCTTGACCTGGCAAACCCAGATTCATGGCAACTGTTGTTTGCTCCGTAGCGAAGCACGGGCATTGTGCTAGTTTCCAATAAAAGCACACCGACCGAACGGGCTCCCTGCACATTTTTCACAGACACTGGGATGCTTGTGGTGATGATGTGACCAAAGCAAAGTGCATCAATGAGACAATCTTTGTCCTGATCCCAAAGGTTAAGAACCCAACACTATTTTCATAGTTTTGCCCTATTAGCCATGGCAATGTGTTGTATAAGATTGCctcaaaagtcatctcaaatcatttAAAGCTGGTATTGCTTGACATTAATTTTAAGGAGCAGTCCACCTTTGTCCCAAGAAGGCTGATTACTGAAACATCATAACAACTTAAGAATGTCttcatttcatgaaaacaaacaaATCAAAGAGGAACCAACATTGTGCTCTTAAACTTGATATGATGAAATCTTATGACAGGGTTGAGTGGGCCTATCTCAGGGCAATCATGTTGAAACTCAGCTTCTATGTGAAGTGGGTTAATATAGTAATGGGTTTGGTCAACATTGTGAGGTTCTCAATTTTGTTCAATGGAGAAAAGCTTCAAGAGTCTAAACCATCTCGAGGGATTCAACAAGTGGACCCAATATCACAATATATGTTCTTGATTGCAGCAGAGGGCCTTACGTGCCTCTTAACAATCTAGGAATGAGTCATCAAATCTTCATGGTCTACATGTGGCATCCACGACACCACCGATTAACCATTTACTGTTTGCATATGAACACCCATTGATGAGGTTAACCAACTAGTGGATATCTATTGTCGGGCAAGTGGACAGTGGATCAACCATGACAAGTCATCTATATTCTTTAGTAAGGGTGTACGAGATTCAATAAGAGGTGAAATTAAAGGACTCCTAAATGTCCCAAATGAAATGCTAGATGATAAATATCTCAGGATGCCATATTGGGACATCAAAGAATGGGGCGTTCAAATATTTGAAGGACCGATTTGGAACAAGAGCCAAGTCTAGATAGAGAGAACAATGCCAACAGAGGCGAATGAAGTTTTGGTGAAGGCACTGGCTAAGGCAGTTCAATTTTTTCCCATGTTACGTTTTAAATTGCCAAGGGGGCTTTGCGAGGACCTTAACATGCTGATAAGGAAATTTTGGTGGggcagcaaggatggacatcataAACCTCACTGGGTTTCATGGAAAGTGATGACACAACCAAAATGTATGGGTCGCTTAGACTTCAAAGATTTTGAATTATTCAACTTGGCTATGCTAGCGAGACAAGTATGGCACATGCTTCTATAACCTGAATCACCGAGTGTCTGTTTGGTGAAGAACATATATTATCCTAATTCTTCTATATTGTAGGGAAGACTTGGAAATCATCCTAGTCAGATTTGGAGAGCTATCATTGAAGGAAAAGATGTATTGAAGCAAGGGTTGATAAAATGGATTGGAAACGGCATAACGACAAACATTTGGGAGGATAACTGGCAACCGCGTGATAcaaccattttgcatcatgcttttatatcgatatttattgcattatgggctgttaatatacattatggtacaatacttatgccttttctttcttattttacaaggttcacaggaagagggagaatgctgacaactagaattctggaccaaaaaaggagcaaatctcagagacatattctgcacaactccaaaagtcctgaaatctTAAGGAGAATTAttttgaaatatataaaaaatattgggcgaaataaATTCATCAGgggattgtaacatcccaattttcctaattgggaatgtttttacattgtagctaagcatctatgcatattgagtgaattaaatttagcacgtgaatttcctttcgtctttttgatttgcattttcatttttcctcgcgcgagtaatgcccggagaaatactctcttgcacgcaagagagagagcggaggaaaatgaccctccaaaatgcgggcaaatttctgaaatatttgagccaagaaaacccaaagttattttgcaaaaataattgcaaaaagaaataaagcaaattgggaatttctgaaaaaacatttttttaagtttttatttttgctttagaaaaatgttattcgagtagaggagatttttctgaattttttggtatataataccctatataaatattttgatttatttccctttattagcttttgttttctgtttcggaaaaagttagataataggaattttttttccttAAGAAACCGCCGCCGCCGGGCGCACTATAGCCACTGGGCCGAATCCCCACTATTCCAGGGATCTCAGATCCCTTTGTTATAGGCCGCCCGACCCCAACATCCCCTCCCCCTCTCACTTACCCGTGGACCCCTGGCTGAACCCACTCTCCCTCCACGCCACCTTTCTCctacctccctcctccttccttgttTTCTTCTGCCCGACCGAGCCTGAGCAGGAACCAGAGATTTCCCTCCCCGattttctctccctctccttccttagcacTACCCCTCCCagcctataaataccccccctcctcgagccaccccgttcccaaccctaaacCCGCCGGACCGCCACCGCCCCGTCCCCTCTCCACTGCTGCCGCCGGTGCAAAGCTACTGCACCGTCTACCCCGCCCCTGGGAGCAGCCCCCGTTGCCGCCTctctccccgagcgcctccccccgaggaggaggacttccccgccgccgccgccccatcccctccatgccccggagctcccctccctcgccggccagcccctTCTCGCCGGAGCAACCCACGGCCAGCCAAGGTAGTCCCTCCCCTCTGTTATTTCATGTTATTTCCTTTTAGCCGTTAGATCTTGTATATAGGGTCTAGGTTAGATCCCTAGTACCTGTTCGGTTTATCTTAGAAAACCCACGGTTTTTATTCCCACTTAAGTTTTAACCAGTAGttttttgctagccttaggccgtttgcccgtAGCGTTCCAACAAGCGCCCTCCGCAGCCAACCgtagcttgccacgtgtaccccattagttagctagttagcttttcatttttctgcctgacttcaaaaacagaaactttctgttttgatttggccacaactttttatccctaagtccaatgacattgattctttttccagtagctcagagatttcctgtagtttttaaaaatctatgtttgaaatttttaaatataagttagagcagatttagtttaaaccttgtttttcctattccaggagtttgaaaaatgattttgagttgattctttttgctactgcctcCTAGTGATAaactcttactgtggtagaagtttcaaattttttaaagTACTTTTActcgtgttttcaacagaaacaagtttcttccataccggcgcgcgataaagtcttttgcgtagtctttagcaaatacttactagcgatgttattttttacttgtggcttgattgaagtgcttatggtgtgctttgtgtttttatcggtagatcatccggagtgcgaagcgtgttacttagaagcgctcgagcaagacaactatcatcaaggcaagtcattttgatcatgttattttacctatgttttcgatgcatggtagatcaccttctttgcccaattgcatgctgcctaggtacttggaaactttagtataagttgtagtatcatgtggtaggaacacaacaacccgatacttggccccgggacgacaatttcttaatgctatgcttgagtagacgggttatcggttgagtgtataccacgagtgaggcgaggttgattaaataatcaagacctgctaagacaagattttcaagacctcggatgcaatgcaactctgggtgaaggacggttgatcggctccctggaaaacccagtggatgcccgggatgctggagaggccatgtcatcctgcggaaagcttcacccaggcttgaagagacggacggagacttcaagactcaaggcttacttgcacagccacaagtcattatgggctctagcttggttggacaacgcggcgactctggacaggcggtgctagcagatgtagacgaacgataggaatggatgggcaccgatagggattcaaagggacctgttgaaagaccatgttttgatcattcggtcttcaaacaccctgaagtacgaggacaaacccggaggcgatcaaatcttgtggggaacgtgtgcaaaactctgcagagtactcaaacctaatcgattagccgtgtccacggtcatgg
This genomic stretch from Hordeum vulgare subsp. vulgare chromosome 6H, MorexV3_pseudomolecules_assembly, whole genome shotgun sequence harbors:
- the LOC123401985 gene encoding NEDD8-conjugating enzyme Ubc12-like, with amino-acid sequence MINLFKIKGQKKEEAANSNGGPPVKKQSPGELRLHKDIAELNLPKTTKISFPNGKDDLMNFEATLRPDEGYYLGGSFTFTFQVSPSYPHEAPKVKCKTKVYHPNIDLEGNVCLNILREDWKPVLNINTIIYGLNLLFSQPNDEDPLNHEAAAVLRDNPQKFQRNVQMAMSGGYVDNTHFPRCK